A genomic stretch from Thunnus maccoyii chromosome 19, fThuMac1.1, whole genome shotgun sequence includes:
- the shc3 gene encoding SHC-transforming protein 3, translating to MLHRTKYNRFRNESVTSVDELLHGLSMNPKVSATPQSAAETSYTPPTEVQPSSTTSASSTPTSHGSDHLEDGGTTLCTLINKVSSLKFSNSGSLLGIKGLPSAVKDLAVSKLQGGGGSGSGSSSGSSPSAATAAAAASGVGGSLCSSASHSTPCSQLEPAVSMSKKSRLDELQPGGEDWNPGGGGGLVSKPSRGWLHSSEKISGPGVTYIVKYLGCIEVLRSMRSLDFTTRSQITREAISLVCEAVPGTKGALRKRKPPSKALSSILGKSNLQFAGMSINLNISTSSLNLMTPDCKQIIANHHMQSISFASGGDPDTTDYVAYVAKDPVNRRACHILECSDGLAQDVISTIGQAFDLRFQQYLQCPSSKLSSTHDRVLNMEELAWTEEEEESAEHPYYNNIPGKMPPPGGFIDTRLTNQNAADGCQMGPGSVDQTYYQGRHCGENWGDERKPIFIQQGSFDISSLPESKSQAPKTGEMPTYVNTQQIDAQVLAALQAEAENVTKGMAAAAKESPQKDLFDMKPFEDAIQSQSHPPSQGQAQSQVSSLHKAASVDNSSPLLVRSLAFRAQEELEGQPWYHGKMSRRDAEKLLKEDGDFLVRKSTTNPGSYVLTGMHNGLAKHLLLVDPEGTVRTKDHIFDSISHLIGHHRDNNLPIVSAGSELCLLQPVGRKQ from the exons ATGCTTCACCGTACCAAATACAACCGCTTCAGGAATGAGTCAGTAACATCCGTCGATGAGCTTCTCCACGGCCTGTCCATGAACCCCAAGGTCTCGGCCACCCCCCAGTCTGCTGCCGAGACATCTTACACACCCCCGACTGAGGTCCAGCCCTCCTCCACCACCAGTGCTTCCAGCACCCCCACCAGCCACGGCTCTGACCACCTGGAAGATGGAGGCACCACCCTCTGCACCCTCATCAACAAGGTGTCCAGCCTGAAATTCAGCAACTCAGGCAGCTTGCTGGGCATCAAGGGTCTGCCCTCGGCTGTCAAGGACCTGGCTGTGTCTAAGCTGCAGGGGGGTGGGGGATCGGGCTCAGGCAGCTCCAGTGGCTCGAGCCCCAGTGCGGCgacagcagcggcagcagcctCTGGTGTGGGCGGCTCTCTGTGCAGCTCGGCCTCCCATTCAACCCCCTGCTCACAGCTGGAGCCAGCCGTCAGCATGAGCAAGAAGAGCAGGCTGGATGAGCTCCAGCCTGGTGGAGAGGACTGGAATccaggtggaggtggtggactGGTGAGCAAACCCTCTAGAGGATGGCTACACTCGAGTGAGAAGATCTCCGGTCCAGGAGTAACATACATTGTGAAG TACCTGGGTTGTATAGAAGTCCTACGGTCGATGAGATCTCTGGATTTCACCACAAGATCACAGATAACAAG GGAAGCCATCAGTCTGGTTTGTGAGGCTGTTCCAGGGACCAAAGGAGCTCTGCGGAAGAGAAAG CCACCGTCCAAAGCTCTGTCCAGTATCCTGGGAAAGAGCAACCTGCAGTTTGCTGGCATGTCCATCAACCTAAATATCTCCACCAGTAGCCTCAACCTGATGACCCCTGACTGCAAACAG ATCATAGCCAACCATCATATGCAGTCCATCTCGTTTGCATCAGGTGGAGACCCT gaCACGACAGATTACGTTGCCTATGTAGCAAAGGACCCTGTTAACAGAAGAG CGTGCCACATCCTGGAGTGCTCTGACGGTCTGGCCCAGGATGTCATCAGCACCATCGGCCAAGCCTTTGACCTTCGCTTCCAGCAGTACCTGCAGTGTCCCTCAAGCAAGCTGTCCTCCACACATGACAG gGTATTAAACATGGAGGAGTTAGCATggactgaggaagaggaggagtcaGCAGAGCACCCTTACTATAACAACATCCCCGGAAAGATGCCACCCCCTGGCGGCTTCATCGACACCCggctgaccaatcagaatgCAGCAGATGGATGTCAG aTGGGCCCAGGCTCAGTCGATCAGACATATTATCAGGGGCGGCACTGTGGAGAAAACTGGGGAGATGAGAGAAAGCCCATCTTCATACAACAGG GATCATTTGATATAAGCAGTCTACCCGAGAGTAAAAGTCAGGCACCAAAAACAGGAGAGATGCCCACATATGTGAACACCCAGCAGATTGATGCTCAGGTGCTGGCAGCACTCCAGGCAGAGgcagaaaatgtgacaaaggGCATGGCAGCTGCAGCCAAAGAGAGCCCACAGAAGGACCTGTTTGACATGA AGCCCTTCGAGGATGCCATTCAGTCTCAGTCCCATCCGCCGTCCCAGGGGCAGGCCCAGTCCCAGGTATCCAGTCTTCACAAGGCCGCATCTGTGGACAACTCAAGCCCCCTTCTTGTGCGCTCGCTGGCCTTCCGGGCACAGGAGGAGCTCGAGGGCCAGCCTTGGTACCATGGCAAAATGAGCCGCCGCGATGCTGAAAAACTCCTGAAAGAAGACGGGGACTTCCTGGTTCGTAAGAGCACTACCAACCCAGGGTCCTACGTACTGACGGGCATGCACAATGGACTTGCCAAACACCTACTGCTGGTGGACCCTGAGGGCACG GTACGGACAAAAGATCATATATTTGACAGCATTAGCCACCTTATTGGCCATCACCGTGACAACAATCTGCCGATTGTGTCAGCTGGGAGTGAACTGTGTCTCTTACAGCCGGTTGGAAGGAAACAGTGA
- the LOC121885737 gene encoding sphingosine 1-phosphate receptor 3: MINSRIRLHYNYTGKLDHRPSTDTSAGTVDTKTVVFLIICSFIVLENLTVLVAIWRNHRFHNRMYFFIANLALCDLLAGVAYLVNLLLSGEKTLQLSPALWFVREGSMFVALGASIFSLLAIAIERHLTMIKMRPYDANKNYRVFLLIGTCWLIAISLGALPILGWNCLDNLPDCSTVLPLYTKKYVAFCIIVFIILLSAVSILYARIYILVKSSSQKVSKHSNSEHAMSLLRTVIIVVGVFIACWTPIFILLLVDVACVHREGCPILYQADWFIAVAVLNSAMNPVIYTLASREMRRAFLGLVCGICFRGKASVNGSGNKQSLEPSRSRSKSWSSQNNPNQNQQSSRQVEMEKGQETDTNHGEVSVVAGTSRGAAEIVQDSERKD; this comes from the coding sequence AAAACCGTTGTGTTCCTCATCATATGCAGCTTCATCGTTTTGGAGAACCTCACCGTGCTGGTAGCCATATGGAGAAACCACAGGTTCCACAACCGCATGTACTTCTTCATCGCTAACCTGGCGCTGTGCGACCTGCTCGCTGGAGTAGCTTACCTGGtcaacctgctgctgtcaggagAGAAGACCCTGCAGCTGTCACCTGCTCTCTGGTTTGTCAGAGAGGGCAGCATGTTTGTAGCACTCGGTGCCTCCATTTTCAGTCTCCTGGCCATTGCAATAGAACGACACCTGACTATGATCAAAATGAGGCCTTATGATGCCAACAAGAATTACAGAGTGTTTCTGCTCATAGGGACCTGCTGGCTGATAGCTATATCTCTTGGAGCTTTGCCTATTCTTGGCTGGAACTGCCTGGACAACCTCCCTGATTGCTCCACCGTCCTCCCCCTCTACACCAAGAAATATGTAGCTTTCTGtatcattgttttcataattttgcTCTCAGCCGTGTCAATCCTTTACGCCCGCATCTACATCCTGGTGAAGTCCAGCAGCCAAAAGGTCAGCAAGCACAGCAACTCAGAGCATGCAATGTCCCTGCTGCGCACTGTCATCATTGTAGTTGGGGTTTTTATTGCCTGCTGGACGCCCATCTTTATCCTGCTCCTGGTAGATGTGGCATGTGTGCACCGCGAGGGCTGCCCTATCCTCTACCAGGCTGACTGGTTCATTGCAGTGGCTGTGCTCAACTCGGCCATGAATCCGGTCATTTACACTCTGGCCAGCCGTGAGATGAGACGGGCCTTCCTGGGTCTGGTGTGTGGTATTTGCTTCAGAGGGAAGGCTTCTGTCAATGGCAGCGGGAACAAGCAGTCTCTGGAGCCCAGCCGCAGCAGGAGCAAGTCGTGGAGCAGCCAGAACAATCCCAACCAGAACCAACAAAGCTCCAGGCAGGTGGAGATGGAGAAGGGGCAGGAAACGGACACGAATCATGGAGAGGTCTCAGTGGTGGCAGGAACCAGCAGAGGTGCTGCTGAGATCGTCCAGGACAGTgagagaaaagactga